In Flavobacterium cerinum, one genomic interval encodes:
- a CDS encoding SH3 domain-containing protein has translation MEAKYGFTKMTVSEFETWISNLRIGRTILKIQQHHTYVPSYIHFTGNNHFDRQLAMKNYHVNQNGWQDIGQHFTIFPDGTVVTGRSLEKSPACITNQNANAICIENFGNFDHNGDVMTNVQKDAIIAITAALCKRFNLPVNSNTIVYHHWFRLDNGVRNNGSGNNKTCPGTNFFGGNKVPDFENHFAPLVRAKLGGHPIKTDTSGILKYVSVTANSLNVRTQPDAGSAKAADRPGIPLGAVLRIYEEKDGWLKISNTQSNWVAARYAVEVKRATVNATVLNVRTGPGTDFPKVDRIEKDQEVFVFEEVNGWCKIDLGDKWVTRSYLNF, from the coding sequence ATGGAAGCAAAATACGGATTTACGAAAATGACCGTTTCAGAATTTGAAACCTGGATTTCCAATCTGAGAATTGGCCGGACAATTTTAAAAATTCAACAGCATCATACTTATGTACCCAGTTATATTCATTTTACGGGTAACAACCATTTTGACCGTCAATTGGCGATGAAAAACTATCATGTCAATCAAAACGGATGGCAGGACATCGGGCAACATTTTACCATTTTCCCGGATGGAACGGTTGTGACCGGAAGAAGTCTGGAAAAGTCACCGGCTTGTATTACAAACCAAAATGCGAATGCCATTTGTATCGAAAATTTCGGAAACTTTGATCATAATGGTGATGTGATGACGAATGTGCAAAAGGACGCTATTATAGCCATTACAGCGGCTTTATGTAAGCGGTTTAATCTTCCGGTTAATTCCAATACAATAGTCTATCACCATTGGTTTCGTCTGGATAACGGTGTTCGGAATAACGGTTCCGGAAACAATAAAACGTGTCCGGGAACTAATTTTTTCGGCGGGAATAAAGTACCCGATTTCGAAAACCATTTTGCGCCTTTAGTAAGAGCTAAATTAGGTGGTCATCCTATTAAAACCGATACTAGCGGTATTTTGAAATATGTAAGCGTAACGGCTAATAGTCTTAATGTGCGTACGCAACCGGATGCAGGAAGTGCTAAGGCTGCTGATCGTCCGGGTATTCCTTTGGGTGCTGTTTTGCGGATATATGAAGAAAAAGACGGCTGGCTGAAAATATCCAATACACAATCCAATTGGGTTGCTGCCCGATATGCCGTTGAGGTAAAAAGAGCGACCGTAAATGCTACGGTTTTAAATGTCAGAACCGGACCCGGTACCGATTTTCCTAAAGTTGACCGAATTGAAAAAGACCAAGAAGTTTTTGTTTTTGAAGAAGTAAACGGTTGGTGTAAAATTGATCTCGGTGACAAATGGGTTACCCGATCCTATTTGAACTTTTAA
- a CDS encoding phage tail protein, producing MMISDFTQIPMGTILPCAFDDDSIPVGWLKCDGSKIPDKYITLKKLLKMDCTPNLAGRTLIGSGTANNNSQSDGTYPNFENKTSWPLGQTGGEYKHKLTVDEMPKHKHTINGGDFGLHVRSFKGSDDSDIPFKTHADDNRKLYGVDAEGGDKFHNTMQPYYVINYIIYAGSE from the coding sequence ATGATGATTTCAGATTTTACACAAATTCCGATGGGAACAATATTACCATGTGCGTTTGATGACGATTCAATACCGGTTGGCTGGTTAAAATGTGATGGTAGTAAAATACCGGATAAATATATAACATTAAAGAAATTATTAAAGATGGATTGCACTCCTAATTTAGCCGGAAGAACGTTAATTGGCTCCGGTACGGCTAATAACAATTCCCAATCGGACGGAACATATCCTAATTTCGAGAACAAGACTTCTTGGCCTCTTGGACAGACGGGAGGGGAATATAAACACAAATTAACTGTAGATGAAATGCCAAAACACAAGCATACCATAAACGGCGGTGATTTTGGATTACACGTTAGAAGCTTTAAGGGGAGTGATGATTCTGATATACCTTTTAAAACGCATGCAGACGATAATAGAAAGTTGTACGGTGTTGATGCTGAAGGAGGCGATAAATTCCATAATACTATGCAACCATATTATGTGATCAATTATATCATTTATGCCGGAAGTGAGTAA
- a CDS encoding tail fiber domain-containing protein, with the protein MKKNYRLLGILFFILSNPLYAQSTDAMKILANGNVGIGTSTPTQARLVVSGEQSTNASGMFVYGYRSSKVMESGTVKNSIYATDGVTAQQFNVVSDARIKKILGVSNNANDLDILSKIVITDYKMIDSVQRGNQLYKKVIAQQVEQVYPLAVTTKQTEIIPNVYQLSTIQNGWIPVNSKDLAVGDKIKLVFSGDVILTDILAINKEAIRVNCTKEGSVFVYGKEVHDFHSVDYEAIAMLNVSATQALLKRIEMLENKNTNLVQTVSKLEKEQQQTSDRLKAIEQLLLPAVAENDTVK; encoded by the coding sequence ATGAAAAAAAATTATCGGTTATTAGGAATTCTATTCTTTATCCTTTCGAATCCGTTATATGCACAAAGTACAGATGCAATGAAAATTCTTGCGAACGGAAACGTTGGTATCGGTACATCTACGCCCACACAAGCCAGATTAGTTGTTTCCGGAGAACAAAGTACCAATGCAAGCGGAATGTTTGTTTACGGCTACAGAAGTTCTAAAGTGATGGAATCGGGGACTGTGAAAAATTCGATATATGCGACAGACGGTGTAACCGCACAACAGTTTAATGTGGTTTCTGACGCGCGTATCAAAAAGATTTTGGGCGTAAGTAATAATGCGAATGACCTTGATATCCTTTCGAAAATTGTGATAACAGATTATAAGATGATCGATTCGGTACAAAGGGGGAATCAGTTGTATAAAAAGGTGATCGCTCAGCAGGTGGAGCAAGTATATCCGCTAGCTGTGACGACTAAGCAGACCGAGATTATCCCGAATGTTTATCAGTTAAGTACTATTCAAAACGGATGGATACCGGTCAACTCAAAAGACCTTGCTGTTGGTGATAAAATCAAACTGGTTTTTAGCGGTGACGTAATACTTACCGATATTCTGGCGATCAATAAAGAGGCAATCCGGGTTAATTGTACGAAAGAAGGAAGTGTTTTTGTGTACGGAAAAGAAGTTCATGATTTTCATTCTGTGGATTACGAAGCGATTGCGATGCTTAATGTAAGTGCTACTCAGGCATTATTAAAGCGTATCGAAATGCTGGAAAATAAGAATACCAATCTGGTTCAAACGGTAAGCAAACTGGAAAAAGAACAACAGCAAACAAGCGATCGTTTGAAAGCGATAGAACAGTTGCTATTACCGGCAGTCGCGGAAAATGATACTGTAAAATAA
- a CDS encoding DUF6603 domain-containing protein, whose translation MATNNSFLVEITGQTEFHLGNPSAPIAVDIAVGYRSRITEDATKESFLYATLTSENKNGISVQDIINCCTTKQEVIPEILNAVTFKQFSVTYGSGGIEASEFKIEFNCKIKINESYFDAVITIDYQKNSSKTAFAFGGILSVDEHRFVLNFVQENEAGYVYAAYQNSGKTTIDLRNLAAKFFGDSVTNKMPALSFTLEKFKAFLLYKKEKNTSGLFFGMGADLNLDLEELPLAGPVLTQGNAFGFKEVLAIYANGTFEKEELKRFEGLPPVAIGSGFNITTQLEINGVEEYYALNEGTDQQYKEPEQPQQPAVTSVTPLGDGIIAKAKWKKLDKKIGPVTLQRLGFAYQDSKVVLLLDASMEMKGMGMQLMGFGLGFKLQWPPGMPDFYLEGLGLSYKAPPIEISGAFLHTTAPYKETTIDVYNGGAIIKVSRFTISAIGSYAKVADEASLFIYGVFDGPIGGPAFFFVTGIAAGFGYNRKINVPSINEVALFPLVALAMRPEEDQGLLPLLTSLETPMKNGKKPIEISIGDYWLAVGIKFTSFKLIESFVLLTVNFGTQLEFAILGLSRLSWPEKSMAPEPIVYVELAILAHFGPGSDVISVEAVITPNSYVLSKDCKLSGGFAFYTWIKGLHEGDFVITLGGYHPKFVKPAHYPTVPRLALSWKISSLVSIKGEMYYALTASAIMAGGKWEVLFKTSIISASIVIWADMLISWAPFHYYIDMGITVKIEADIKILFVRIHFSFEMGAELHIWGPPFAGEAYVDWTIFSFTIPFGDHSKKAPKKLLWEEFATGFIPQKKNNGPVNARLKEGKANTVSNPDPTNITISNGLIEVKGEAKFPIINPHQLAITIDSFIPVSELKINDKEVPESTVIKSETGNIIYANREKNIGIRPCGFTKGTVAFEMNVDVVLNNTKMDVMVSGIAKGVAEALWGGEESKSNNANPGTSKVLTNVLSGVIIQPPVLPQVAQIRTFDFSVLFDASKGTFDWKFTLAKTGEAYHAFEVLGYYDEVNNIKVTGILEKTYDESSVKEKREKMVALLKTGFDESFPDIDEEAINRNMTNDDDYFTGIPVICEIGQLPQYSTDVE comes from the coding sequence ATGGCTACGAATAACTCTTTTTTAGTAGAAATCACGGGGCAAACGGAATTTCATTTAGGAAATCCGTCTGCTCCGATTGCTGTTGACATTGCTGTCGGTTATAGAAGCAGAATTACAGAAGATGCAACAAAGGAAAGTTTTTTGTATGCCACTCTAACCTCCGAAAATAAAAACGGAATTAGCGTACAGGATATCATAAATTGCTGTACGACAAAACAGGAAGTAATCCCCGAAATTTTAAATGCCGTTACATTTAAACAGTTTTCGGTAACCTATGGTTCCGGTGGAATCGAGGCTTCAGAATTTAAAATCGAATTCAATTGTAAAATCAAAATTAACGAAAGCTATTTTGATGCTGTTATAACAATTGATTATCAGAAAAACAGTTCGAAAACAGCTTTTGCTTTTGGAGGCATTTTATCGGTGGATGAACATCGTTTTGTCTTAAATTTTGTTCAGGAAAATGAAGCCGGTTATGTATATGCCGCTTATCAGAATTCAGGAAAAACAACAATCGATTTACGGAACTTAGCCGCTAAATTCTTTGGTGATAGTGTAACGAATAAAATGCCGGCACTGTCATTTACGCTCGAAAAATTTAAAGCCTTTTTACTTTATAAAAAAGAAAAAAACACATCCGGTTTGTTTTTCGGAATGGGTGCGGATCTCAACCTGGATTTAGAGGAACTGCCTTTGGCCGGACCTGTTTTAACACAAGGGAATGCCTTTGGTTTTAAAGAAGTACTGGCGATTTATGCCAACGGAACTTTTGAAAAAGAGGAATTAAAACGTTTTGAAGGATTACCGCCGGTCGCAATAGGTTCCGGTTTTAATATTACCACACAACTGGAAATCAACGGTGTTGAGGAATATTATGCTTTAAACGAAGGAACCGATCAGCAATATAAAGAGCCCGAACAACCACAGCAACCGGCAGTTACCAGTGTAACACCGCTAGGCGATGGAATAATTGCTAAGGCAAAATGGAAAAAGTTAGATAAAAAAATAGGCCCGGTAACCTTACAGCGATTGGGTTTTGCTTATCAGGACAGTAAAGTGGTATTGCTGCTTGATGCCTCGATGGAAATGAAAGGCATGGGAATGCAGCTTATGGGATTTGGTCTCGGCTTTAAACTGCAATGGCCCCCCGGAATGCCTGACTTCTATCTGGAAGGTCTCGGACTTTCCTATAAAGCGCCGCCAATCGAAATATCGGGAGCCTTTTTACATACCACAGCGCCCTATAAAGAAACAACCATTGATGTATATAATGGAGGAGCGATTATAAAAGTAAGTCGTTTTACCATTTCAGCCATCGGATCCTATGCTAAAGTAGCTGATGAAGCATCCTTATTTATTTATGGTGTATTTGACGGACCTATTGGCGGCCCGGCTTTCTTTTTTGTCACCGGAATTGCCGCCGGATTTGGTTATAACCGTAAAATAAATGTGCCTTCGATTAACGAAGTGGCGCTATTTCCGTTAGTCGCTTTGGCGATGCGACCGGAAGAAGATCAAGGATTATTGCCATTGTTGACTTCTCTGGAAACACCAATGAAAAACGGTAAAAAACCAATAGAAATTTCCATTGGAGACTACTGGTTAGCTGTCGGAATTAAATTTACCTCATTTAAACTCATTGAATCGTTTGTACTGCTAACGGTTAATTTCGGAACCCAGCTTGAATTTGCAATTCTGGGACTTTCTCGATTGAGCTGGCCGGAAAAATCAATGGCTCCGGAACCGATAGTGTATGTTGAACTTGCTATTCTGGCGCATTTCGGACCGGGTAGTGATGTGATTTCCGTTGAAGCAGTTATTACACCCAATTCGTATGTTCTTTCGAAAGACTGTAAATTATCCGGAGGTTTTGCTTTTTATACCTGGATAAAAGGACTACATGAAGGCGATTTTGTCATTACACTGGGCGGTTATCATCCGAAATTTGTAAAACCGGCACATTATCCAACCGTACCGCGATTGGCATTAAGCTGGAAAATCAGTAGTCTGGTATCGATTAAAGGAGAAATGTACTATGCACTTACTGCTTCGGCAATTATGGCAGGCGGTAAATGGGAAGTACTTTTTAAAACCTCGATTATAAGTGCGTCAATTGTGATATGGGCCGATATGCTTATTTCATGGGCACCGTTTCACTATTACATCGATATGGGGATTACGGTTAAGATTGAGGCTGATATTAAAATTTTATTTGTACGAATTCATTTCAGCTTCGAAATGGGCGCCGAATTGCATATATGGGGACCGCCATTTGCCGGAGAAGCCTATGTGGACTGGACAATATTCTCCTTTACTATTCCTTTTGGAGATCATTCGAAAAAAGCACCGAAAAAACTGCTATGGGAAGAATTTGCAACCGGTTTTATTCCACAGAAGAAAAATAACGGACCGGTCAATGCCCGACTTAAAGAGGGGAAAGCAAATACAGTTTCTAACCCGGATCCAACTAATATAACGATTAGTAACGGTTTGATTGAAGTAAAAGGGGAAGCAAAATTCCCGATAATCAATCCGCATCAGCTAGCGATTACAATTGATTCTTTTATTCCGGTATCCGAATTAAAAATCAACGATAAAGAAGTACCGGAAAGTACTGTGATAAAATCGGAAACAGGCAATATTATTTATGCAAACAGAGAAAAAAATATCGGAATCCGTCCGTGTGGTTTTACAAAAGGTACCGTAGCATTTGAAATGAATGTTGATGTTGTACTGAATAACACAAAAATGGATGTAATGGTTTCCGGTATTGCAAAAGGAGTCGCCGAAGCCTTATGGGGAGGTGAGGAATCGAAAAGTAATAATGCCAATCCGGGCACTTCGAAAGTACTGACCAATGTGTTGAGTGGAGTTATCATTCAACCACCGGTTTTGCCGCAGGTTGCCCAAATACGAACGTTCGATTTTTCAGTCTTATTCGATGCTTCAAAAGGAACATTCGATTGGAAATTCACATTGGCCAAAACGGGCGAGGCTTATCATGCTTTTGAAGTTCTAGGCTATTATGATGAGGTAAACAATATAAAAGTAACCGGTATTCTTGAAAAAACATATGATGAAAGCAGCGTAAAAGAGAAACGGGAAAAAATGGTAGCGCTTCTTAAAACCGGATTTGACGAGAGCTTCCCGGATATCGATGAAGAAGCAATAAACAGAAATATGACCAATGACGACGATTATTTTACCGGTATTCCGGTAATATGTGAAATAGGTCAACTACCGCAATATAGTACCGATGTAGAATAA
- a CDS encoding phage tail protein, whose amino-acid sequence MKKKNIILLLLCLIANVSVLFSQNDALKILPNGNVGIGTSNPKEKLQVAGNIKSDGRIEDKTGSIMPVGSVMAFAGTQAPDGWLLCDGRSYPTTGDKNDLFKIIGNMYGGANGQFNVPDLRQTFVMGANPANGNEQLGRRGEADRHAHTISPPAQSFTTTTNGAHTHKFNSGWYKRNFDKGNYSGIDTNGTDIKYQTTESDGNHYHTVSVTLPAFTSGESTGQNRPKWMALNYIIKY is encoded by the coding sequence ATGAAAAAAAAGAACATTATACTACTTCTTCTTTGCCTAATAGCTAATGTTTCGGTATTGTTTTCTCAAAATGATGCTTTAAAAATACTTCCGAACGGAAATGTAGGCATCGGAACATCCAATCCGAAGGAAAAATTGCAGGTTGCCGGAAATATTAAATCCGATGGACGGATCGAGGATAAAACCGGAAGCATAATGCCGGTAGGTTCCGTAATGGCTTTTGCCGGAACACAGGCGCCGGACGGATGGTTGTTATGTGACGGAAGATCTTACCCGACAACCGGCGATAAAAACGACCTTTTTAAAATAATAGGTAATATGTACGGAGGGGCTAACGGTCAGTTTAATGTACCCGATTTAAGGCAAACTTTTGTTATGGGGGCGAATCCGGCAAACGGAAACGAGCAATTGGGGAGAAGAGGAGAAGCCGACAGACATGCTCATACTATAAGCCCGCCTGCTCAGTCATTTACAACAACGACAAACGGCGCGCATACCCATAAATTTAATTCCGGCTGGTATAAAAGAAATTTTGACAAAGGAAATTATTCCGGTATCGATACCAATGGTACCGATATTAAATACCAGACAACGGAAAGTGACGGAAATCACTACCACACGGTTTCTGTTACACTGCCCGCTTTTACCAGCGGTGAATCAACGGGACAAAATCGCCCGAAATGGATGGCTCTGAATTATATCATTAAATACTAA
- a CDS encoding RidA family protein: protein MRYCIVFSFLLLFCKTFSQETKIKKEKWHWNNEIKQDTIAGYTQVLKVDNILYISGAVTNDITPEGITSVYKALKASLSGYGATFENVVKENLYTTDIEAMKKYNYVRKAFYKGDFPAATWVQIERLYMPQAKLEVELIAHLPK from the coding sequence ATGCGGTATTGTATAGTATTCTCTTTTCTTCTCCTTTTTTGTAAAACTTTTTCGCAGGAAACAAAAATTAAAAAAGAAAAATGGCATTGGAATAATGAAATAAAACAAGATACGATTGCCGGTTATACGCAGGTTTTGAAGGTCGACAATATTCTTTATATTTCAGGGGCAGTGACAAATGACATAACCCCGGAAGGGATAACATCGGTTTATAAAGCCTTAAAAGCTTCCTTATCCGGCTATGGCGCTACATTCGAAAATGTTGTAAAAGAAAATTTGTATACGACAGATATAGAGGCGATGAAAAAGTATAATTACGTTAGAAAAGCATTTTATAAAGGGGACTTTCCCGCTGCTACCTGGGTACAAATAGAAAGACTATATATGCCGCAAGCAAAGTTAGAAGTCGAATTGATCGCACATTTACCGAAATAA
- a CDS encoding FG-GAP-like repeat-containing protein, whose amino-acid sequence MKTALRFMAVVVIPSFSLQAQSFERMHFPDITTTLSSSRSANFIDVNNDGWDDIFFTNGLSSGEQNMLYINNTDGTFTTVTDDDIVEHSIRAVGASFADTDNDGDLDGYVVTWGVGGIAKRNYFYRNNGNGTFTFDPGVAPNPTYSETANWIDINNDQLLDLYITNSAQSLRNLYFENQGDGTFLQRTDLTITNEVKPSRSVDWVDYDNDGDNDLFVTNEMNNTNTLYRNDGPNNFTQITNLNIVQDIKDSLGSSWADVDNDGDFDLLVANWEQGNQLFINNNGVFTEMTGSAIALETVISFGSTFGDIDNDGDLDLFIGNSYSDTHFKNSVFINDGHGNFTQDHTSALALQEGWTYGAAFGDYNNDGWLDIILANNQNESQVNSVYKNTGTGNNWVKIKCVGTVSNKSAIGAVVKVTSVINGNVVTQTRKVEAASGYASQNSLTTHFGLGDAGTIQTIQIKWPSGLIENFTGGINTAHNFIEGTGVLSVGEQNKIKVNIYPNPVKDQFYIEIPEKGAYHLAIINTQGQTVKEIKIDGSDVHHEVNIADLPAGTYFYNVSENKAVKNSGKIIKQ is encoded by the coding sequence ATGAAAACAGCATTACGTTTTATGGCAGTAGTAGTGATCCCTTCATTTTCATTGCAGGCACAATCATTTGAAAGAATGCATTTCCCGGACATTACAACCACATTATCATCGTCCAGAAGTGCCAACTTTATTGATGTGAATAATGACGGATGGGACGATATTTTCTTTACCAACGGACTTTCTTCGGGAGAGCAAAACATGTTATATATTAATAACACCGACGGAACTTTTACCACGGTAACGGATGATGACATTGTTGAACATAGTATCCGTGCAGTTGGAGCCAGCTTTGCCGATACGGATAATGACGGCGATTTGGACGGTTATGTCGTGACATGGGGTGTTGGCGGAATTGCTAAACGCAATTATTTTTATCGAAATAACGGTAACGGCACTTTTACTTTTGATCCGGGAGTGGCACCGAATCCTACGTATTCTGAAACAGCGAACTGGATTGATATTAATAATGATCAATTATTGGATCTGTACATAACAAACAGTGCACAATCCTTGCGGAACTTATACTTTGAAAATCAGGGAGACGGTACATTTTTACAGCGAACGGATTTAACGATTACCAATGAGGTGAAACCGTCACGATCGGTTGACTGGGTTGATTATGATAATGACGGAGATAACGATTTGTTTGTCACAAACGAAATGAATAATACGAATACGCTCTACCGAAATGACGGGCCTAATAATTTTACGCAGATAACCAATCTGAATATTGTTCAGGACATCAAAGATTCGTTAGGCAGTTCCTGGGCGGATGTTGATAATGACGGTGATTTTGATCTGTTGGTAGCCAACTGGGAACAGGGGAATCAGTTGTTTATTAATAATAACGGGGTTTTTACGGAAATGACCGGCTCAGCAATCGCATTGGAAACCGTTATTTCGTTCGGATCTACCTTCGGAGATATTGACAACGACGGTGATTTGGATTTGTTTATCGGAAATTCTTATTCGGATACCCATTTTAAAAATTCAGTTTTTATCAATGACGGACATGGTAATTTCACTCAGGATCATACCAGTGCATTAGCCCTTCAGGAAGGCTGGACGTACGGAGCAGCATTTGGTGATTATAATAATGACGGTTGGCTGGATATTATTTTAGCCAATAATCAAAATGAAAGTCAGGTGAATTCAGTTTATAAGAATACAGGAACCGGAAATAATTGGGTTAAAATTAAGTGTGTCGGAACCGTTTCTAATAAATCGGCGATCGGGGCTGTTGTTAAGGTGACTTCCGTAATTAACGGAAATGTAGTGACGCAAACCCGAAAAGTGGAAGCCGCTTCAGGATATGCGAGTCAAAATTCCCTGACGACTCATTTTGGTTTGGGTGATGCCGGAACGATACAAACTATTCAGATAAAATGGCCGTCGGGATTAATTGAAAATTTTACCGGAGGAATCAATACAGCACATAATTTTATTGAAGGCACGGGTGTTTTATCCGTAGGAGAACAAAACAAAATAAAAGTGAATATTTATCCTAATCCGGTGAAAGATCAGTTTTATATTGAAATTCCGGAAAAAGGAGCCTACCATCTTGCCATTATAAATACACAGGGACAGACGGTTAAAGAAATAAAAATAGACGGATCAGATGTACATCATGAAGTTAATATCGCTGATCTTCCTGCGGGAACGTATTTCTATAATGTATCAGAGAATAAAGCAGTAAAGAATTCCGGAAAGATTATAAAACAGTAA
- a CDS encoding sensor histidine kinase — MKRIHLILALWLLLAISTWFQMFVYEYFGKYDYGLTDYLVRPLASMATGIGLFFLLILPVFDKTLQWNKWSRFLTLSALGLFYSIIFILILHLFPILFYDNPSDYKKSIFGFFVADFHNVLKNYLFQIAVLFVFEYVRKETNSITRQKDLEIELNRTKLQLLKSQLQPHFLFNALNSVVAEIDIKPAKAQDMLINISDVLRVTLDSDFMEPVTLAEELTIIEKYLSIEKNRYEDQLIYQIAVSDKALQLKVPKLILQAIVENAIKHGFRGMETALTIKIEASFEQKVIYIKNNGSKLNRKPDFGTGLTNVSERLKIFTGQENAFEIYQDDQWIINKISLK, encoded by the coding sequence ATGAAACGCATTCATTTGATTTTAGCTTTATGGCTGTTACTTGCAATTTCGACCTGGTTTCAAATGTTTGTTTACGAATATTTCGGAAAATATGACTACGGATTGACCGACTATCTGGTTCGACCGCTTGCCAGTATGGCTACCGGAATCGGGCTGTTCTTTTTGCTGATTTTACCGGTTTTTGACAAGACCTTACAATGGAATAAGTGGAGTCGTTTTTTGACATTAAGTGCATTAGGTCTGTTTTATTCCATTATTTTTATTTTAATCCTCCATCTTTTTCCGATTCTCTTTTATGATAATCCTTCTGACTATAAAAAGAGTATTTTTGGCTTTTTTGTAGCCGATTTTCATAACGTACTGAAGAACTATCTGTTTCAGATTGCCGTTTTATTTGTTTTTGAATATGTCCGGAAAGAAACCAATTCGATAACAAGGCAAAAGGATCTCGAAATCGAATTGAACCGTACAAAATTGCAATTGCTAAAAAGCCAGTTACAACCGCATTTTTTATTTAATGCGCTGAATAGCGTCGTTGCCGAAATAGATATCAAACCGGCTAAAGCTCAGGATATGCTAATCAACATCAGTGACGTTTTACGGGTAACACTTGACAGTGATTTTATGGAACCGGTTACGTTAGCGGAAGAGTTAACGATTATAGAAAAGTATCTTTCTATTGAGAAAAACAGATACGAAGATCAGTTGATTTATCAAATAGCCGTTTCTGACAAGGCGCTACAATTAAAAGTTCCGAAGCTAATTTTACAGGCTATCGTAGAAAACGCCATCAAACACGGATTCAGAGGAATGGAAACAGCTCTCACAATAAAAATTGAAGCCTCATTTGAACAAAAAGTCATTTATATTAAAAACAACGGTTCAAAACTAAACCGAAAACCGGATTTCGGAACCGGACTAACTAATGTTTCAGAACGTTTAAAGATATTTACCGGACAAGAGAATGCCTTCGAAATTTATCAGGATGATCAATGGATTATTAATAAAATCAGTTTAAAATGA
- a CDS encoding LytR/AlgR family response regulator transcription factor: MKPLNVLAIDDEMPALRRLISMVENHPNLTLVETARSSVEAQEKIIRTNPELLLMDIELKDATAFDLLTRVKDSFKGDIIFCTAFDKYALKAFDFHAVDYLLKPYSQERFNAAIERIIKKEQKTDLDQLIALLKRSESHNRTLIIPDGNKNYFLDNEKLYYIIAEGYYANFILENEKKMIRISLKKLEELLPENFIRINKSVIINKNFITELIVHKTTSRIKMRDKNEFLVSGKITEKIQL, encoded by the coding sequence ATGAAACCTCTTAATGTTTTAGCTATTGATGATGAAATGCCTGCCTTAAGGCGTTTAATAAGTATGGTTGAAAATCATCCGAATCTTACGTTAGTGGAAACGGCAAGAAGTTCCGTGGAAGCTCAGGAGAAAATTATCCGAACGAATCCGGAGTTGCTTTTGATGGATATCGAGCTAAAAGATGCAACTGCTTTTGACTTGTTAACCCGTGTAAAAGATAGTTTTAAAGGCGATATCATTTTTTGTACGGCATTCGACAAATATGCATTGAAAGCTTTTGATTTTCATGCGGTCGATTATCTATTGAAACCGTATTCGCAAGAACGCTTTAATGCTGCAATTGAACGGATTATCAAGAAAGAGCAAAAAACGGATCTGGATCAGTTAATTGCGCTGTTAAAACGATCTGAATCGCATAATAGAACATTGATCATTCCAGATGGAAATAAGAATTACTTTCTTGATAATGAAAAGCTGTATTATATTATAGCCGAAGGTTATTATGCAAATTTTATTTTGGAAAATGAGAAAAAGATGATCCGGATTTCACTTAAAAAACTGGAAGAATTACTTCCGGAAAACTTTATCCGGATAAACAAATCCGTTATCATCAATAAAAACTTTATTACGGAATTGATTGTACACAAAACAACATCGAGAATCAAAATGCGGGATAAAAATGAGTTTTTAGTATCCGGGAAAATAACGGAAAAAATCCAACTGTGA